The DNA sequence GCTTCCATGGCGCGGCGCGAGGTGACGTCGGTGGGCACCACCAGGAAGGCGTTTTCTTCGGGGGCCCGGGCTTGCAACGCTTCCAGACGGTCCACGCGGCGTGCCGCCGCCACCACCTTGGCGCCGGCGGCGGCGAGGCGTAACGCGGTGGCCCGCCCGATCCCGCTGGAGGCGCCGGTGACGATCGCGACCCGTCCTGCCAGGGGCCCCCGGCTACGAGACATTCGCCAGGCCGGCCTCCGCGACGAGGATCACGAGGGCGCGCTGGATGCCGAGGGCACCGTTCTCGTTGATGAAGAACTCGTTCAGCGAGTGGGCGTTCACGCCGACGCCACCCCCGCCGATGGTGATGGACGGGATGCCCAATGAGATGGGCACGTTGGAATCCGTCGACGACATCCCCAGGCGGGGCTCCAGGCCCAGCGCCTTGGTGGCGGCGATCGCCCTCTGCAGGAACGGGGTCTCCGCGGGGACGCTCCCGGAGGGACGGTCACCGACCAACTGGACGTCGACGGTCAGAGGTTCGCCCCGGCGGCGCAGCTCGTTCTCCTCGACCAGGGCCCGCTGCACGCCCGCCTGCAGGATCGAATCGACGTGGGCGAGGGTCTCCTGACCCTCGGAGCGCATGTCGACTTCCATCCAGGCTTCGAACGGGACCGAGTTGACGGACGTTCCACCCCCCAGGACGCCGACGTTGTAGCTCGTGCGCCGGGGGGCGCTGCGGGTATAGGGATCGGCGCCGTCCTGGAAATAGCGGATGGCCCGGCCCAGGGCGTGCGCGGGGTTGGCCAGGCCGAAGGCACCCCAGGAGTGCCCGCCCGGTCCTTTGAAGGTGATGCGGTAGCGGTGGGATCCGAGACCCTCGTGCGTGATCCCCTCGGCGCCCGTCCCATCGATCGAGATGAAGATGTCCGGGTGTGGGATCCCCTCCCGGAACAGGTGCTTGACCCCCCGCAAGTCGCCCAGCCCCTCTTCACCCACGGTCCCGACGAACCAGATGTCCGCGTCCGTGCGGAGCCCCGCAGCGTTCATGGCCCGGAGAACGGCCAGGACCGTGGCCAGACCCCGTGTATCGTCCGCGATCCCTGGGGCGGCCAGCGTGTCCCCCCGGATCTGGACCGTGACATCCGTCCCCTCCGGAAAGACCGTGTCCAGGTGGCCGGAGAACACGATGGTCTTCCCGGATCCGCTCCCACGCCGCACGCCCACCACGTTCCCCTCGGGGTCCACCCAGCTGGTATCGACGCCCAGGTCTTCCAGCATCGAACGGAAGACGCGCCCCCGCTCCTGCTCCATGAAGGGCGGCGCCGGGATCTGCGTCAGGGCCAGCAGATCCTCCATCGTCTGGGCGTCGGTCTCCTCCACGTGGTCCAGGGCTCGCCGCACCCCGGGATTGGAGAGCAGCGCCTGGATCTCCCGCTCCGCACCGGCGGCCTGCGCCAGGGCGGGCCGCGGAATGAAAGGCAAAGCGAGCAGACAGGCGAGGGCGAGGGGGCGCGGGATCGGCATGGAGAATCCGGGAAGATGGGGGGTCAGGAACGCATCCGGACGGTAGCGGCTCCCCCAAGCTGAATCAATCAGGTCGCCATGGGTTGATTTCGCCTGGGTGCGCTTCGATTGTTGACGTCGTCCAAGGGGTTGGAGGGTGGAGCCGGTGGTTGCGCCCAGGGCCGGATCGCGGCTCACCCAGCTCCTCGCACCCGCGCCCTCCACGGGCGGTCCCGTCACCCGGTCGCCGTGAGCACTCGCGCCCAGATCCTGCCTCCCCCCGCGATCGCCCGCCCCCTCCGGGCCGTGGGCCGCGTGGCCCAAGGCACGGCAGAACATGCGGGGCAGCTCGCGCTCCTCCTGGTGGAGATCGTGCGCGCCGTCGTCACCCTGCGCGTTTCCCTTCGCTCCATCGTGCGCCAGATCTACGTGATGGGCGTGCAGAGCATCCCCATCGTGCTGGTCACCTCGGTCCTGTCGGGGATCGTGACCAGCCAGCAGGGTGGCTACCAGTTCACCGGCTCGATTCCGCTCTATGTGCTGGGCTCGGTGGTGGCCGCCAGCATCGTGCTGGAGCTGGGGCCGGTCCTCACCGCGATCGTTCTGGTGGGCCGCGTGGGCGCCCGCATCACGGCCGAGCTGGGCACCATGGTCGTCACCGAGCAGATCGACGCGCTGCACTCCCTGGGGCGGGACCCCGTGGCGATCCTGGCCGCTCCGCGCCTGGTGGCGGGGATCATCGTGGTCCCGGCCCTGGTGGGCATCGCGGATGCAATCGGCATCTTCGCCGGCATGGTGGCCGCCGACCTGACCGTGGGCCTGGGGTGGGATGGCTTCCTGTATGGCGCACGACTGTTCTGGCACTCGTGGGATCTGTTCTACTCCTTCATGAAGGCCATCACGTTCGGTTTCGCCATCCCGCTGATCGCCGTGCACATGGGGCTGCGCACCGGCGGGGGCGCTTCCGGGGTAGGTCGCACCACCACTGCCTCGGTGATGTTCATGACCCTCACGGTCCTGATCCTGGACGCCCTCTTCCCGCCGTTGTTCCTCCAGTGACGGGTAGGGGAGAGCGTCTGCGCCCATGATCGAGTACCGGTCCGTCTCGAAGTCCTTTGATATTCCCGTGCTGGACGGTGTGAGCCTCACCGTCGAGACGGGCGAGATGTTCGGGATCTTCGGTCCGTCCGGGACCGGGAAGAGCGTACTCCTGAAGACCACCATCGGTCTGATCGTCCCGGACCGGGGCGACGTGCGCATCGACGGCCGCTCGATCTACTTCGGCGGCACCGACACCTTGGATTGGGTGCGGCAGAAGGTCGGATACGTGTTCCAGAATGCGGCGCTCTTCGACTCCGTCAATGTCTTCGAGAACGTCCTCATGGGAATTCCCGAAGCCCGCCTGCGGGAGCTGTCCCGCGCGGAGGCGCAGCGTCGTTGCTGGGAGGCCATCGACCAGGTCAACCTGGAACCAGCGGAAGTGCTGGGGAAGCTGCCCTCCGAGCTGTCCGGCGGCATGCGCAAGCGCGTGGGGATCGCGCGAGCCATCGTGGGCCGGCCGGAGATCCTGTTGTGGGATGAGCCGACCACCGGGCTCGATCCAATCAACACCGCCGCCGTGGAGCGACTGATCACGCAGCTGTCCGGTCATCTCAACGTGACGTCCGTCATCGTCACGCACGACATCGAAGGTGGCCTGGATATGTGTGACCGCGTGGCCATGTTGGAGGGGCGGCGCGTACGGTTCATTGGGACGCCCACGGAGTTCCGCGCGTCTCCGGACCCAGTGGTGCAGGCGTTCATCGATCGCAGTGCTGCCGAGCGCGCGCTCGATGCACTGGAAGTCAGTTGACGACAGCGGAGTGAGCTCAAGCGTGGCAACCGAAGAGAGTCGACGCGGTCCCTCCGATGCGGAGATCAAGGCGGCCGTCCCGCCGGCCGCAGGTGCGCATGAGCTGCGCGTCGGCGTGTTCGTGTTGATCGGACTCATCTCCTTCATGTTGGTGCTTTTCCTGATGACCGATCCCGCGTCGTTCCGGGGGCGCTACATGGTGATGACGCTCGTGGACAACGCCGGCGGGATCCGCAAGGGCGACCCGGTCCAGATGAAGGGCGTGAACATCGGCCGGGTGCACGCGTTCGAGATCCAGGACAGCGCCGTGGCGATCACGCTGGAGATCGAAGGCGAGTGGGAAATCCCCACCGATTCGCGCACACGGCTCGCCAGCTCCGGACTCCTGGGGGGCTTGACCGTGGAGGTGGTGCGGGGCCAGGCCAGCACCCTTGCGCGGGAAGGGGCGGTGCTGCCGGGGGCAGCGGAGGGCGGCGATCTCATGCAGACGGCCAGTCAGATCGGGGGCCAGGCCGAGGCCGTGCTGGGCCAGTTGAGAGAGGCGCTTTCCGACAACACGGTCGCCTCGGTCGAAGCCAGTGCTATAGAACTGAAGACGCTGCTGGAGACGCTGACGCGCGTAAGCCGGCAGCAAGGGGACGAGTTGGCCCGCCTGACCGCGTCGCTCGGTCGAACGGCGCAGGGCCTGGAAGCGTCCACTCCAGAGGTGCAGCAGACGCTGGCGCAGGCGGACACCGCGATGCAGCGCCTCAGCGCCACTGCCGCCACGCTCGAAGGTGCGTCGGCGTCGCTGGACACCGTGCTGGGTCGCCTGGCCCGTGGGGAAGGCTCCCTGGGTCGGCTGAGCGTGGACGACGAGCTGTACGAGAACCTGAATCGAGCTTCGATCGCGCTTCAGGAACTGCTCACCGATCTGCGTGAGCACCCCGGCCGCTATCTGAAGATCTCG is a window from the Gemmatimonadota bacterium genome containing:
- a CDS encoding M20/M25/M40 family metallo-hydrolase, yielding MPIPRPLALACLLALPFIPRPALAQAAGAEREIQALLSNPGVRRALDHVEETDAQTMEDLLALTQIPAPPFMEQERGRVFRSMLEDLGVDTSWVDPEGNVVGVRRGSGSGKTIVFSGHLDTVFPEGTDVTVQIRGDTLAAPGIADDTRGLATVLAVLRAMNAAGLRTDADIWFVGTVGEEGLGDLRGVKHLFREGIPHPDIFISIDGTGAEGITHEGLGSHRYRITFKGPGGHSWGAFGLANPAHALGRAIRYFQDGADPYTRSAPRRTSYNVGVLGGGTSVNSVPFEAWMEVDMRSEGQETLAHVDSILQAGVQRALVEENELRRRGEPLTVDVQLVGDRPSGSVPAETPFLQRAIAATKALGLEPRLGMSSTDSNVPISLGIPSITIGGGGVGVNAHSLNEFFINENGALGIQRALVILVAEAGLANVS
- a CDS encoding ATP-binding cassette domain-containing protein translates to MIEYRSVSKSFDIPVLDGVSLTVETGEMFGIFGPSGTGKSVLLKTTIGLIVPDRGDVRIDGRSIYFGGTDTLDWVRQKVGYVFQNAALFDSVNVFENVLMGIPEARLRELSRAEAQRRCWEAIDQVNLEPAEVLGKLPSELSGGMRKRVGIARAIVGRPEILLWDEPTTGLDPINTAAVERLITQLSGHLNVTSVIVTHDIEGGLDMCDRVAMLEGRRVRFIGTPTEFRASPDPVVQAFIDRSAAERALDALEVS
- a CDS encoding ABC transporter permease — encoded protein: MSTRAQILPPPAIARPLRAVGRVAQGTAEHAGQLALLLVEIVRAVVTLRVSLRSIVRQIYVMGVQSIPIVLVTSVLSGIVTSQQGGYQFTGSIPLYVLGSVVAASIVLELGPVLTAIVLVGRVGARITAELGTMVVTEQIDALHSLGRDPVAILAAPRLVAGIIVVPALVGIADAIGIFAGMVAADLTVGLGWDGFLYGARLFWHSWDLFYSFMKAITFGFAIPLIAVHMGLRTGGGASGVGRTTTASVMFMTLTVLILDALFPPLFLQ
- a CDS encoding MlaD family protein; its protein translation is MATEESRRGPSDAEIKAAVPPAAGAHELRVGVFVLIGLISFMLVLFLMTDPASFRGRYMVMTLVDNAGGIRKGDPVQMKGVNIGRVHAFEIQDSAVAITLEIEGEWEIPTDSRTRLASSGLLGGLTVEVVRGQASTLAREGAVLPGAAEGGDLMQTASQIGGQAEAVLGQLREALSDNTVASVEASAIELKTLLETLTRVSRQQGDELARLTASLGRTAQGLEASTPEVQQTLAQADTAMQRLSATAATLEGASASLDTVLGRLARGEGSLGRLSVDDELYENLNRASIALQELLTDLREHPGRYLKISVF